The genomic DNA ACCTCGAGCGAGCACTCTCGGCTGCTGACGACACCGAGAACGTCGGGCGCTATCGCCAGGGAGTCGAGCTCATCTACCGTCATCTGTTCGACGTGCTGAAGAAGCGTGGCGTCACGCCGATCGAGGCGCTGGGCGCCGATTTCGACCCGCACGTTCATCATGCGGTTGCGCACGAGCCAAGCAGCACGCACCGCGACGGTGAAGTGATCACCGAGTTGCGCAAGGGATACAAGATCGCGGATCGCTTGCTCCGCGCCTCTCTCGTGAAGGTGGCCTCGCGTGAGTAAGCGCGACTACTATGACGTGCTGGGGGTCTCCAGCGCCGCAACGGACCAGGAGATCAAGAGCGCGTATCGCAAGTTGGCGCTCAAGTATCATCCCGACCGGAATTCCGGCGACACGGCGGCCGAAGAGCGCTTCAAGGAAGCGGCCGAAGCGTACGCCGTGTTGGCGGATCCGCAGAAGCGCGGCATGTACGATCGCTTCGGTCATGCCGGCGTCGCGTCTGGCGCCGGTGGTGGCCCCTCGATCGATCCGACGATCTTCGCCGACTTCGGCGACCTGTTCGCTGGTCTCGGGGACATCTTCGGCATTGGCGATCTCTTTGGCGGCGGCCGCCGGCGCGGCGGCGCGCGGCGCGGTTCGGATCTCCGGTACGATTTGGAGATCACGTTCGAGGAGGCCGCTCGTGGCGCCGAGACCAGTGTGCAGATTCCACGTGAAGAGCTGTGCGAGGAGTGCCGTGGCTCTGGTGCGGCTCCCGGAAGCACGCCGGAGATCTGTCCCCAGTGCCGAGGTCAGGGTCAGCTGCGCTACCAGCAAGGCTTCTTCACAGTCGCGCGGACGTGTGGCCGGTGCCACGGCGGTGGGCGCATCGTCACGCGGGTGTGCCCGGCGTGTCGCGGCGCGGGCCGCATCGCTCACGACCGCAAGCTCACGGTACGCATCCCGGCGGGCATCGACACTGGCCAGCGGCTGCGACTCGTCGGTGAGGGTGAGCATGGCGCCGCCGGCGGTCCGCCCGGCGATCTCTACGTCGTCGTGCACGTGGAGGAACATCCATTCTTCAAGCGCGACGGAGAGAGCCTCCAGTGCGAGGTGACCGTGCCATATCCCACCTTGGTGCTGGGCGGGCGCATACCGATCCCGACGCTCGACGAGCCGGAGGAGCTCGACATCCCAGCCGGTACGCAGGCGAGCACAGTCTTCCGCCTTCGCGGAAAGGGCCTGCCCGCGGTCATGGGCCGAAGCAAGGGCGATCTCTTCGTCAGCGTTCGCGTGGCGGTGCCCCGCAAGCTGACCCGCGAGCAACGTCGAGCCATCGAGGACCTGGCCAGTGTGTGGCCGAACCCGCCAATCGAGCCGCGGGCGCGCGCCGAGCAGGATCAGGACAAGCCGTTCTTCGAGCGGGTCAAGGACATCTTCGGTTGATGGCGGGGCTCGCCCCATGGCCGGCCCTGCGGCTGGCGTTCACCGAGCCTGGCAGTCCGCCGTCGACGCTCACCGACCCGTTGCTCTTCCTGCTCGACGACTTCGAAGTCCGCGCAATTGACGAAGACGGACCCACTTGGACGGTCTTCTTTTCGACATCTGCCTCCCGCGATGCCGCACGTGCAGCGCTGGAGGACGCATCGTGGCGTCCCACCCTGGATGTCGAGCTGCTAGACGTTCCAGACGATGATTGGGCCCGCCGAACGCAGCGTGAGCTCACCTCTGTCCGCGTCGATGACATCATTGTCGCCCCGCCGTGGGAGGCGGCGGGAAAAAGGGGGCTGTCCCCTTTTCGTCGGTGTAAGTCCCCGAAAAGGTGGCTGTCCCCTTTTTCCCAGCCCGTGGTCATCATCATCGAGCCATCGATGGGGTTTGGCACGGGCCATCACGAGACGACGCGGCTCTGCCTGCGTGCGCTGCAGCGGCTTCCTCTGGCGCAGCGGAGCGTGCTGGATGTCGGGACCGGCTCAGGCGTCTTGGCTATCGCGGCAGCAATGCTCGGCGCGGCGCGCGTCGTCGCAATCGACCCAGATGAAGATGCCGTGAGAGCCGCACGCGACAATGTGGCACGGAACCGGGTCGGCGATCACGTCGTGGCTTGTCAGGCCGCGCTCGGCGATCCTTCTCTCGGGCAGGCCTCGGTCGTGATCGCCAATCTCACCGGTGCGCTGCTGCGGCGTGAAGCCGCGAAAGCCGAACGGCTGGTCGAAGCGGGCGGCACCCTCATCTTGAGCGGCTTCACCTCTGCCGAGGCGCCACTCGTTGCGGATGCCTACTCACACGTCAGGCTCGAGGCCCAACTCGAGGAACACGACTGGGCTGCGCTCATCTTCACGCATCGCTAACCCGCTGCTGGCGGCCCTAAAGGGCCCGCCCACGCCCGACCTTTAGGTCGGGCGGCATCAGGCGCCGCGCATATTCCACTCGTGCTGCAGGACGCTGAGCGCCACGGCAGCCGCCGACTCGGCGCGCAGGGTCCAGGGCACGATGGACCAGCGCGTCCACCCGTGCGCGTCGGCGAGCTCGATCTCTTCGGGCGCCCAGCCCCCTTCGGGACCGACGACCAGCGCGGCAGCTTCCGCACCAGGCTGCGAGGGGCGGGCTGCCGGTGCGTGGAGCCCAGGCTCTGCGAGCAAGAGCCGGAGGCCTGTCGCGGACGTCAAGACGGCGTCAAGCGACCGTGTGGGTCCGATCAGCGGGACGCAGGCACGCCCGCACTGCTTGGCAGAGGCAACGGCCACACGGTGCCAGCGCTGATGTGCCTTCCCACTCGCCACGAGCCGCGTCGATACGTTGGTGCGGCTGGTGATGATTGGCACGATCCGCCTCACGCCGAGCATCGTGGCATCCCGAATCACGCCGTCCATGCCGTCGCCCTTGAGCAGTGCCTGTGCCAGAGTGACCTGGACGGGCGACTCCGCCAGGGGGCTCACTGCTCGCTCGAGGCGCAGCACCGCGGCCCGAGGGGCAGCCACCTCGATCGCCGCTTCGTATTCCGTACCGCGACCGTCGAAGACGCGGACGCGGACGCCGACCTCCAGCCGCAGCACACGCGCGAGGTGCTGGCTTTCGGTGACCGACAAGGTGACCGTCGGACGCTCGGCTTGGATGTCAGGTGCAAAGAACCGAAACATGGTTCTGAGTTCTGAGCTCTGAGTTTTGCGCTCTGTGCCGCCCGTTGGCGCCCGAATCTGCTGATGCTCCCCTCGGGCAGTAGTCGCGCGCACCAAGAACCAGGGGCCAAGCACCAAGCACTCTACCGTGTATACTCGACGTTCGGCATGCTGTTCAAAGGTCAGGAGCTGGGCAAGTACAAGATCCTGGCGTCGCTCGGCAGCGGCGGCTTTGGCACTGTGTACTTGGCGCGCGATACCTGGATCGACAAAGAAGTTGCGATCAAGGTACCGCACCGACAGCACCAGAGCTTTGGCGAGCTGCTGCGCGAGCCGCGGCTACTGGCCAGCCTGAGCCATCCGAACATCGTCTCCATCACGACCGCGGAAAAGCAAGACGAGGTCTTCTTCATTGTGATGGAGTACGTGAAAGGGGAAACGCTCGAGGGCATTCTCGTCCGGGACGGCGCGCTCGATCTACGCCGTGCACTCGATTACGCCGTGCAGATTTGCAACGGTGTCGATCACGCACATCGACAAGGCGTTCTGCACCGCGACCTGCGCCCAGCCAACGTGCTGGTCTCGGAGAACGGCGTGCTCAAGGTGGCGGACTTCGGCACGTCTCGCTTTCTCGAGATCGCCGCGCATGGCACCACCGTGATCGGCAGTCCCGCCTACATGGCGCCGGAGCAGTTCCAAGGCAAGGCGGTCTTTGCGTCGGATCTCTACTCCCTTGGCGTCACCATGTATCAGATGCTGATCGGTGAGCTTCCTTACGATCCGCCGACACCGGCGAGCTGGCACAAGCTGCTCGACGGCAGCCTCCTGCGATCGCCGCGTCTCAAGAACAGCGCCCTCCCGAAGCCACTCTGCGAGATCGTACTCCGCGCGCTGGCCCCAGATATACCCGAGCGATATCAGCGTGCGAGCGACCTGCTCGATGACTTGCTGTCGACACGCCCCCTCGTCTTGGGTCATACGCCGACCCGTGTGGAGGAGGTCGCGACGACACGGCCAACGGCGCGTGAGCAGGCCACACTCGAGCGCGCGGGTGTCCAGCGGCGATTGCAGAGCCGCGCCGAGACACCGACGTCGCGCACCTGCTGGCACTGTGGCAAGCCGCTCCATGCTCGTGCTGGCCGCTGCCCGTTCTGCGGCGAAGCACAGTAGGATCAGGATTCAGGAAGCAGGAAACGGGCTTGCCTCCCCGTAGCTCGCCGGAGGCGAGCGAAGGCAGGAACCTCGCACCTCGAACCTCCGATGCCCCGTCTTGCTGGCAAGCGAGTCGACCCGTATATATACGCGCTGACGGCGCTGGGCCGCCGCGAGCTGACCAGCGCGCAGCTCGCCGACCGGCTCACGCGACGTGGGTATGATCCGACGACCATCGAGCAGGTGCTCGTCAGGCTTCGGACCGAGGGAGCCCTCGATGATCGCCGCGCTGCCGCGGCGGCCGTTCGGACTGCCGTGGAGATCAAGCGACACGGCCGCTGGCGCGTTCGACAAGAGCTGGATCGGCTGGGCGTCGATCGCGAAATCGCCGCGGAGGTCGTCGAAGAGGTCCTCGGCGCCATCAACGAGACCGAGCTCATTGAACGCGCCTTGTCCGCACGACTGCGTGGACCGATCGCCGACCGCCGACACTTCGACCGCCTCTATCGATATCTGATTCGACGAGGATTTGCCTCCGATCAGGCACTTCTCGCCCTCCGCCGGCGCGGGGGCGACCTCATCGACGACTAGTGTCCTGTCCGAGGTGCCGCGGTCTCGGCAGGGTACAATGAAAGGTTATGACGTCTCGGGAGATTCGGCGCAGTTTCCTCGCCTACTTCGAAAAGCACGGCCACCGCATCGTGCCCAGCTCGTCGCTCGTGCCAGCGGATGACCCGACGTTGCTCTTCACCAACGCCGGGATGAACCAGTTCAAGGATGTGTTCCTCGGACGGGAGCGTCGCGACTACAGACGGGCGACGAGCTCGCAAAAGTGCATGCGCGTGAGCGGCAAGCACAACGACCTCGACAACGTGGGACCGTCGCTGCGACACCACACGTTCTTCGAAATGCTGGGCAACTTCTCCTTTGGCGACTACTTCAAGGAGGAGGCGATCCAGTTCTCCTGGACGATGCTGACGGAGGTCTGGAACCTGCCACCCGACAAGCTCAGCGCGACGATCTTCGCCGGTGACGCCAACGTGCCGCGCGACGAGGAGGCGTATCGCGTCTGGCGGCAGTACCTGCCGGCTGAGCGCATTCAGGAGCTTGGCGGGGACGACAACTTCTGGCAGATGGCCAACACTGGCCCGTGCGGGCGCTGTTCCGAGATTTACGTCGACCGGAGCGACGATCCACGCTGCCCGGAGAGCGACCGCCTCCTCGAGGTCTGGAACAACGTGTTCATGGAGTTCGATCGGCAGCCTGACGGGACGCTCGTGCCGCTGCCAGCGCCGTCGATCGACACCGGCATGAGCCTGGAGCGGATCACCGGTGTCATCCAGGGGACGTTCTCGAATTACGACACCGATCTCTTCACGCCCATCCTCGCGGCGATTGAGGAGCTCGCGCGCGTGCGCCACGGGGAGGCTCAGGCCACGGACATCTCGATGCACGTCATCGCGGATCATGTCCGCGCGACGACGTTCCTGATCGCGGACGGCGTGGTGCCATCGAACGAATGGCGCGGCTACGTGCTGCGGAAGATCATGCGGCGCGCGATGCGGCACGGCAAGCGCCTCGGGATCGAGGAGCCGTTCCTGCACCGGCTCGTCGACGTCGTCGTGGCTCTGATGGGAACTGCCTACCCAGAGCTGCCCGCCAATCGCGACACCGTCGTGCAGATCGTGCGCGGCGAAGAAGATCGTTTCGATTCCGTCCTTACCGGCGGACTGCCTCGACTCGAGCAGCTACTGGAGCGCGTCGGCGCCTCCGCGTCGCGCACCGTGCCCGGAGACGAGGCGTTCCGGCTGTACGATTCGCTCGGCATGCCGGTGGACTTCATCGAAGATCTCGCCAGCGAACGGCAGCTCACGTTCGATCGCACCGGCTTCGATCGTGCTATGGAGGCTCAGCGCGAGCGCGCCCGCGCGAGCAGCGCGTTCGAGCACAAGAAGGGCACCACGTTCACCTTCGAGTCAGACGACCGGCAGCAGGCGATCGAGCACGCCGGCGATCGCTTCGAGGGCTACGCCGCGACTGCGCTCGAGGACGTCCCGATCCTCGCCGTGTTCGACGAACAGCGTGGACAGGTCGAGCAGCTCGACGAGGGTGCGTTGGGCTTCGTCGTCACCGAGCGCACGCCGTTCTACCACGAGGCCGGCGGACAAGTCTCGGACACGGGCACCATCACAGCATCGGGCGACGCGCCGG from Luteitalea sp. includes the following:
- the dnaJ gene encoding molecular chaperone DnaJ, with translation MSKRDYYDVLGVSSAATDQEIKSAYRKLALKYHPDRNSGDTAAEERFKEAAEAYAVLADPQKRGMYDRFGHAGVASGAGGGPSIDPTIFADFGDLFAGLGDIFGIGDLFGGGRRRGGARRGSDLRYDLEITFEEAARGAETSVQIPREELCEECRGSGAAPGSTPEICPQCRGQGQLRYQQGFFTVARTCGRCHGGGRIVTRVCPACRGAGRIAHDRKLTVRIPAGIDTGQRLRLVGEGEHGAAGGPPGDLYVVVHVEEHPFFKRDGESLQCEVTVPYPTLVLGGRIPIPTLDEPEELDIPAGTQASTVFRLRGKGLPAVMGRSKGDLFVSVRVAVPRKLTREQRRAIEDLASVWPNPPIEPRARAEQDQDKPFFERVKDIFG
- a CDS encoding protein kinase → MLPSGSSRAHQEPGAKHQALYRVYSTFGMLFKGQELGKYKILASLGSGGFGTVYLARDTWIDKEVAIKVPHRQHQSFGELLREPRLLASLSHPNIVSITTAEKQDEVFFIVMEYVKGETLEGILVRDGALDLRRALDYAVQICNGVDHAHRQGVLHRDLRPANVLVSENGVLKVADFGTSRFLEIAAHGTTVIGSPAYMAPEQFQGKAVFASDLYSLGVTMYQMLIGELPYDPPTPASWHKLLDGSLLRSPRLKNSALPKPLCEIVLRALAPDIPERYQRASDLLDDLLSTRPLVLGHTPTRVEEVATTRPTAREQATLERAGVQRRLQSRAETPTSRTCWHCGKPLHARAGRCPFCGEAQ
- a CDS encoding RsmE family RNA methyltransferase; translated protein: MFRFFAPDIQAERPTVTLSVTESQHLARVLRLEVGVRVRVFDGRGTEYEAAIEVAAPRAAVLRLERAVSPLAESPVQVTLAQALLKGDGMDGVIRDATMLGVRRIVPIITSRTNVSTRLVASGKAHQRWHRVAVASAKQCGRACVPLIGPTRSLDAVLTSATGLRLLLAEPGLHAPAARPSQPGAEAAALVVGPEGGWAPEEIELADAHGWTRWSIVPWTLRAESAAAVALSVLQHEWNMRGA
- the alaS gene encoding alanine--tRNA ligase, with translation MTSREIRRSFLAYFEKHGHRIVPSSSLVPADDPTLLFTNAGMNQFKDVFLGRERRDYRRATSSQKCMRVSGKHNDLDNVGPSLRHHTFFEMLGNFSFGDYFKEEAIQFSWTMLTEVWNLPPDKLSATIFAGDANVPRDEEAYRVWRQYLPAERIQELGGDDNFWQMANTGPCGRCSEIYVDRSDDPRCPESDRLLEVWNNVFMEFDRQPDGTLVPLPAPSIDTGMSLERITGVIQGTFSNYDTDLFTPILAAIEELARVRHGEAQATDISMHVIADHVRATTFLIADGVVPSNEWRGYVLRKIMRRAMRHGKRLGIEEPFLHRLVDVVVALMGTAYPELPANRDTVVQIVRGEEDRFDSVLTGGLPRLEQLLERVGASASRTVPGDEAFRLYDSLGMPVDFIEDLASERQLTFDRTGFDRAMEAQRERARASSAFEHKKGTTFTFESDDRQQAIEHAGDRFEGYAATALEDVPILAVFDEQRGQVEQLDEGALGFVVTERTPFYHEAGGQVSDTGTITASGDAPGPAAADVIGLVRIGPGAPRAHRVRVLTGSLAEGDRVALVVDRARRDAIRRNHTATHLLHAALRRVLGSHVKQAGSLVAPDRLRFDFVHPAAISRADLDAIERLVNEQIMRNVTVQTTVQSTAEAMAAGATALFGEKYGDRVRVVGIPDFSLELCGGTHCAATGDIGYFTLVSEGAIAAGVRRIEALTGEGALAHVQASRDRFTRVLDELKVAPDQAAEAVARLQTDVKRLSRELQQARLKAALGQAATPGADGGQRDAHAGTAEDVAGVRLIVRRVDELDRSALRHLADQLKGGLGSGVVILATAHEGKVAFVVSVTRDLASRLRAGAIVKELAPIVGGGGGGRPDFAEAGGRDPGKIDALLEESRHVVERMAALS
- a CDS encoding methyltransferase, with the protein product MAGLAPWPALRLAFTEPGSPPSTLTDPLLFLLDDFEVRAIDEDGPTWTVFFSTSASRDAARAALEDASWRPTLDVELLDVPDDDWARRTQRELTSVRVDDIIVAPPWEAAGKRGLSPFRRCKSPKRWLSPFSQPVVIIIEPSMGFGTGHHETTRLCLRALQRLPLAQRSVLDVGTGSGVLAIAAAMLGAARVVAIDPDEDAVRAARDNVARNRVGDHVVACQAALGDPSLGQASVVIANLTGALLRREAAKAERLVEAGGTLILSGFTSAEAPLVADAYSHVRLEAQLEEHDWAALIFTHR